One window from the genome of Enterobacter asburiae encodes:
- the murQ gene encoding N-acetylmuramic acid 6-phosphate etherase, which translates to MNLGSLVSETRNPQTMDLDALSTLELVNRFNQQDTLVAQAVKETLPEVAKAVDAASEALKAGGRIIYMGAGTSGRLGVLDASECPPTFGVPHGLVVGLIAGGPGALLKAVEGAEDNKQLGEDDLKGLNLTAKDLVVGLAASGRTPYVIGGLVYANQTGCTTVAISCNPGSPIAQVAAIAISPVVGPEALTGSTRLKSGTAQKLVLNMISTGAMVKFGKVYQNLMVDMQATNVKLVDRACRMVMEATGSGREEAEAVLKQTDHDVKPAILMILSGLDAATARAKLAAHNGFLRAALEN; encoded by the coding sequence ATGAATCTTGGCTCACTTGTTTCTGAAACGCGTAACCCGCAAACCATGGATCTGGACGCGCTCTCCACCCTGGAGCTGGTTAACCGCTTTAATCAACAGGATACGCTGGTCGCGCAGGCAGTGAAAGAGACATTACCCGAGGTGGCGAAAGCTGTCGATGCGGCGTCGGAAGCCCTCAAGGCCGGCGGCCGTATTATCTACATGGGGGCAGGCACCAGCGGGCGTCTTGGGGTGCTGGATGCGTCAGAATGTCCGCCAACCTTTGGGGTTCCGCATGGCCTGGTCGTTGGGTTGATTGCCGGTGGGCCCGGCGCGCTACTGAAAGCCGTTGAAGGGGCGGAAGATAACAAACAGCTGGGTGAGGATGATCTGAAGGGGCTGAATCTGACCGCGAAGGATCTGGTGGTCGGGCTGGCGGCATCCGGGCGCACGCCGTACGTCATTGGCGGCCTGGTATACGCCAACCAGACCGGCTGCACGACGGTGGCCATCTCCTGTAATCCGGGCTCCCCGATTGCGCAGGTGGCCGCTATCGCTATCTCTCCGGTTGTCGGACCGGAAGCGCTCACCGGCTCCACGCGCCTGAAATCCGGGACCGCGCAAAAGCTGGTGCTCAATATGATCTCCACCGGCGCGATGGTGAAGTTCGGCAAGGTGTATCAGAACCTGATGGTGGATATGCAGGCCACCAACGTCAAGCTGGTGGACAGAGCCTGCCGCATGGTGATGGAGGCGACAGGTTCAGGCCGTGAAGAGGCAGAAGCGGTACTCAAGCAGACCGATCACGATGTTAAACCGGCCATTTTGATGATCTTAAGCGGGCTGGATGCGGCGACCGCGAGAGCCAAACTCGCTGCGCATAACGGCTTCTTACGGGCGGCATTAGAAAACTAA
- the purL gene encoding phosphoribosylformylglycinamidine synthase has product MMEILRGSPALSAFRITKLLARFQAADLPVSNIYAEYVHFADLNAPLNAEERVQLERLLKYGPSLSSHTPTGKLILATPRPGTISPWSSKATDIAHNCGLNQINRLERGVAYYVEASTLSDAQWQAVAAELHDRMMESVFASLDDAQKLFSHHQPAPVQSVDLLGQGRQALIDANLRLGLALAEDEIDYLQDAFVKLNRNPNDIELYMFAQANSEHCRHKIFNADWIIDGEQQPKSLFKMIKNTMEQTPDHVLSAYKDNAAVMEGSEVGRFFADREAGRYDFHQEPAHILMKVETHNHPTAISPWPGAATGSGGEIRDEGATGRGAKPKAGLVGFSVSNLRIPGFEQPWEEDFGKPERIVTALDIMTEGPLGGAAFNNEFGRPALNGYFRTYEEKVDSHNGEELRGYHKPIMLAGGIGNIRADHVQKGEIVVGAKLIVLGGPAMNIGLGGGAASSMASGQSDADLDFASVQRDNPEMERRCQEVIDRCWQLGDANPILFIHDVGAGGLSNAMPELVSDGGRGGRFNLRDILSDEPGMSPLEIWCNESQERYVLAVAADQLPLFDELCRRERAPYAVIGEATEEQHLSLSDTHFDNQPIDLPLDVLLGKTPKMTRDVTTRKAAGKALDRQGITVAEAVNRVLHLPAVAEKTFLVTIGDRTVTGMVSRDQMVGPWQIPVANCAVTTASLDSYYGEAMALGERTPVALLDFAASARLAVGEALTNIAATQIGDIKRIKLSANWMAAAGHPGEDAGLYEAVKAVGEELCPALGLTIPVGKDSMSMKTRWQEGSEQREMTSPLSLVITAFARVEDVRHTVTPQLATVDNALLLIDLGKGHNALGATALAQVYRQLGDKPADVRDVAQLKGFYDAIQALVAQRKLLAYHDRSDGGLLVTLAEMAFTGHCGVEANIATLGEDRLAALFNEELGAVIQVRAADRDAVEAILATHGLADCVHYLGKAVQGDRFVIEADGHAVFSESRTTLRMWWAETTWQMQRLRDNPECADQEHNAKANDQDPGLNVKLSFDINEDIAAPYIATGARPKVAVLREQGVNSHVEMAAAFHRAGFDAIDVHMSDLLAGRTGLEDFQALVACGGFSYGDVLGAGEGWAKSILFNSRVRDEFETFFHRPQTLALGVCNGCQMMSNLRELIPGSEAWPRFVRNQSDRFEARFSLVEVTQSPSLLLQGMVGSQMPIAVSHGEGQVEVRDAAHLAQLESKGLVALRFVDNFGKVTETYPANPNGSANGITAVTSESGRATIMMPHPERVFRTVSNSWHPENWGEDSPWMRIFRNARKQLG; this is encoded by the coding sequence ATGATGGAAATTCTGCGTGGTTCGCCTGCACTGTCTGCCTTCCGTATCACTAAACTGCTGGCACGTTTTCAGGCGGCCGACCTTCCGGTAAGCAATATTTACGCTGAGTATGTCCATTTTGCTGACCTGAATGCCCCCCTGAATGCAGAGGAGCGCGTACAGCTGGAACGCCTGCTCAAGTATGGTCCAAGCCTGAGCAGCCATACGCCAACCGGCAAACTGATCCTTGCGACGCCTCGTCCGGGCACCATCTCCCCCTGGTCTTCCAAAGCCACCGACATCGCCCATAACTGTGGCCTGAACCAGATTAACCGTCTGGAACGCGGCGTGGCGTACTACGTGGAAGCCTCTACCCTGAGCGACGCGCAGTGGCAGGCGGTTGCGGCTGAACTGCACGATCGCATGATGGAGAGCGTATTTGCCTCTCTCGATGACGCGCAGAAGCTTTTCTCTCACCATCAGCCTGCGCCGGTACAGAGCGTAGACCTGCTGGGGCAGGGCCGTCAGGCGCTGATTGACGCCAACCTGCGTCTCGGCCTGGCGCTGGCAGAAGACGAAATCGACTACCTGCAGGATGCGTTTGTTAAGCTCAACCGTAACCCGAACGACATCGAACTCTACATGTTCGCGCAGGCGAACTCTGAGCACTGCCGCCACAAGATTTTCAACGCCGACTGGATTATTGACGGCGAACAGCAGCCGAAGTCGCTGTTCAAAATGATCAAAAACACCATGGAGCAAACCCCTGACCACGTGCTGTCTGCCTATAAGGACAACGCCGCGGTAATGGAAGGTTCCGAGGTGGGCCGCTTCTTCGCCGATCGCGAAGCAGGGCGCTATGACTTCCATCAGGAGCCCGCGCATATCCTGATGAAAGTGGAAACCCACAACCACCCGACGGCGATCTCCCCGTGGCCGGGTGCGGCGACCGGCTCCGGCGGTGAAATCCGTGACGAAGGCGCGACCGGTCGTGGCGCTAAACCTAAAGCGGGTCTGGTCGGTTTCTCCGTCTCCAACCTGCGTATCCCGGGCTTTGAACAGCCGTGGGAAGAAGATTTCGGCAAGCCGGAGCGCATCGTGACCGCCCTGGATATCATGACCGAAGGCCCGCTGGGCGGCGCGGCGTTTAACAACGAATTTGGTCGTCCGGCGCTGAACGGTTACTTCCGTACCTATGAAGAGAAAGTGGACAGCCACAACGGCGAAGAGCTGCGCGGCTACCACAAGCCGATCATGCTGGCGGGCGGGATCGGCAACATCCGTGCCGATCACGTGCAGAAAGGCGAGATCGTCGTCGGCGCGAAGCTGATCGTGCTCGGCGGCCCGGCGATGAACATCGGTCTGGGCGGCGGAGCGGCCTCTTCTATGGCCTCCGGCCAGTCTGACGCGGACCTCGACTTCGCCTCCGTGCAGCGCGACAACCCTGAGATGGAGCGCCGCTGCCAGGAAGTGATCGACCGCTGCTGGCAGCTGGGCGATGCCAACCCGATCCTCTTCATCCACGACGTGGGCGCGGGCGGTTTGTCCAACGCCATGCCGGAGCTGGTGAGCGACGGCGGCCGCGGCGGGCGTTTCAACCTGCGCGATATCCTGAGCGATGAGCCGGGCATGAGCCCGCTGGAAATCTGGTGTAACGAATCCCAGGAGCGCTACGTGCTGGCGGTTGCTGCCGACCAGCTGCCGCTGTTTGACGAGTTGTGCCGCCGCGAGCGTGCGCCGTATGCTGTCATCGGTGAAGCGACCGAAGAGCAGCACCTTTCCTTAAGCGACACCCACTTCGATAACCAGCCGATCGATCTGCCGCTGGACGTTCTGCTCGGTAAAACGCCGAAGATGACCCGCGACGTAACGACCCGCAAAGCGGCGGGCAAAGCGCTGGATCGCCAGGGCATCACCGTGGCAGAAGCGGTTAACCGCGTGCTGCACCTGCCTGCTGTGGCGGAGAAAACCTTCCTGGTGACCATCGGCGACCGCACCGTGACCGGTATGGTATCGCGCGACCAGATGGTCGGCCCGTGGCAGATCCCGGTCGCGAACTGCGCCGTGACCACCGCGAGCCTCGACAGCTACTACGGCGAAGCGATGGCTCTCGGCGAACGCACCCCGGTGGCGCTGCTGGACTTCGCGGCCTCTGCCCGTCTGGCAGTGGGTGAAGCGCTGACCAACATCGCCGCGACGCAGATTGGCGATATCAAACGTATCAAGCTCTCCGCAAACTGGATGGCCGCAGCCGGTCACCCTGGCGAAGATGCTGGCCTGTATGAAGCCGTGAAAGCGGTGGGCGAGGAGCTGTGTCCTGCCCTCGGCCTGACCATTCCGGTGGGTAAAGACTCCATGTCGATGAAAACCCGCTGGCAGGAAGGCAGCGAGCAGCGCGAGATGACCTCTCCGCTGTCGCTGGTGATTACCGCGTTTGCCCGCGTGGAAGACGTGCGCCACACCGTTACGCCGCAGCTTGCGACCGTTGACAACGCCCTGCTGCTGATTGACCTGGGTAAAGGCCACAACGCGCTGGGTGCCACCGCGCTGGCGCAGGTTTACCGTCAGCTCGGCGACAAGCCAGCCGACGTGCGCGACGTGGCCCAGCTGAAAGGCTTCTACGACGCCATCCAGGCGCTGGTGGCACAGCGTAAGCTGCTGGCCTACCACGACCGTTCCGACGGCGGCCTGCTGGTGACGCTGGCAGAGATGGCCTTCACCGGCCACTGCGGCGTGGAAGCGAACATTGCCACGCTTGGCGAAGACCGTCTGGCGGCGCTGTTCAATGAAGAGCTGGGTGCTGTAATTCAGGTACGTGCGGCGGATCGCGACGCGGTTGAAGCGATTCTGGCGACGCACGGTCTGGCAGACTGCGTGCACTATCTGGGTAAAGCCGTTCAGGGCGACCGCTTCGTCATTGAAGCAGACGGTCACGCCGTGTTCAGCGAAAGCCGCACCACGCTGCGCATGTGGTGGGCGGAAACCACCTGGCAGATGCAGCGCCTGCGTGATAACCCGGAATGTGCCGATCAGGAGCATAACGCGAAAGCGAATGACCAGGATCCAGGCCTGAACGTGAAGCTCTCCTTCGACATCAACGAAGACATTGCCGCGCCGTACATTGCGACCGGCGCGCGTCCGAAAGTGGCGGTGCTGCGCGAGCAGGGCGTTAACTCCCACGTTGAGATGGCGGCTGCCTTCCACCGTGCGGGCTTTGACGCTATCGACGTCCACATGAGCGACCTGCTGGCGGGCCGTACCGGTCTGGAAGATTTCCAGGCGCTGGTGGCGTGCGGCGGCTTCTCCTACGGCGACGTGCTGGGCGCGGGCGAAGGCTGGGCGAAGTCCATCCTGTTCAACAGCCGCGTGCGTGACGAGTTCGAAACCTTCTTCCACCGTCCGCAGACCCTGGCGCTGGGCGTGTGTAACGGCTGTCAGATGATGTCTAACCTGCGCGAGCTGATCCCGGGCAGCGAAGCCTGGCCGCGCTTTGTGCGCAACCAGTCTGACCGCTTCGAAGCGCGCTTCAGCCTGGTGGAAGTGACCCAAAGCCCGTCTCTGCTGCTGCAGGGGATGGTTGGTTCACAGATGCCAATCGCCGTTTCCCACGGTGAAGGTCAGGTAGAAGTGCGTGATGCTGCGCATCTGGCTCAGCTGGAGAGCAAAGGCCTGGTGGCGCTGCGCTTTGTCGATAACTTCGGCAAGGTGACAGAAACCTACCCGGCTAACCCGAACGGCTCCGCCAACGGTATTACGGCAGTGACCAGCGAAAGCGGTCGCGCGACCATCATGATGCCGCACCCGGAACGCGTGTTCCGTACCGTGAGCAACTCCTGGCACCCGGAAAACTGGGGCGAGGACAGCCCGTGGATGCGTATCTTCCGCAACGCGCGTAAGCAGCTGGGTTAA
- a CDS encoding PTS transporter subunit EIIC, giving the protein MDKTAALASDILQGIGGEKNIQRLENCMTRVRVEVHNDDHLDVPRLKQLSGVSGYVKQGQQHQLIVGPGKAAQVVDAMRALMGVSASASMDDAERTKAQAKAKYKAPMSDALRQLANVFIPLIPAFIASGLITGIINILKRPDIVGDFATQYPNLLGILGIFGSAVFAIMNILVGVNTAKVFGGSLAMGGVMAGILSSPQLAQITLFGEALQPGRGGVIAVLLVVILMCWIEKRLRAILPGSIELILNPLLTTLITGSVAIVALQPLGGWISEAIAHGASLAIDRGGLLVGAVLSGTFLPLVLTGLHQGLVPIHVELVQSHGYNALLPILSMAGVGQVGAAIAVLMKTRNARLKKMIKGALPVGLLGIGEPLIFGVTLPLGKPFLAACLGGAVGGALISYWKVATVITFGLSGLPLALTIVTGKVMLYLLGYLVAVIAGFLFTWLLGFNDPEE; this is encoded by the coding sequence ATGGACAAAACAGCAGCGCTCGCCAGCGATATCCTGCAGGGAATTGGTGGGGAAAAAAATATTCAGCGTCTCGAAAACTGCATGACGCGCGTGCGCGTCGAGGTGCATAACGACGACCATCTTGACGTGCCGCGCCTGAAGCAACTCTCTGGCGTCAGCGGCTACGTGAAGCAGGGGCAGCAGCACCAGCTGATCGTCGGACCGGGGAAAGCGGCGCAGGTTGTCGATGCCATGCGCGCGCTGATGGGCGTTAGCGCGAGCGCGTCGATGGACGATGCGGAGCGCACCAAAGCGCAGGCAAAGGCCAAATACAAAGCCCCCATGAGCGATGCGCTGCGTCAGTTGGCAAACGTCTTCATTCCGCTGATCCCGGCGTTTATTGCCTCAGGTCTGATCACCGGGATCATCAATATCCTAAAGCGACCGGATATTGTGGGGGATTTCGCTACGCAGTATCCGAACCTGCTGGGGATTCTCGGGATCTTCGGCAGCGCTGTTTTCGCCATCATGAACATTCTGGTCGGGGTGAATACCGCGAAGGTGTTTGGCGGATCGCTGGCGATGGGTGGGGTAATGGCGGGCATCTTGTCCAGCCCGCAGCTGGCGCAGATCACGCTGTTTGGCGAGGCGCTCCAGCCCGGGCGCGGCGGGGTGATCGCCGTGCTGCTGGTGGTCATCCTGATGTGCTGGATCGAGAAAAGGCTGCGCGCGATCCTGCCTGGCTCGATCGAGCTGATCCTCAACCCGCTGCTGACCACGTTAATTACCGGTAGTGTAGCGATTGTGGCCCTCCAGCCGTTAGGCGGGTGGATCTCTGAAGCCATCGCTCACGGTGCGTCTCTGGCTATTGACCGCGGCGGCCTGTTAGTGGGGGCGGTGCTGTCAGGTACCTTCCTGCCGCTGGTGCTGACCGGTCTGCACCAGGGGCTGGTGCCGATCCACGTCGAGCTGGTGCAGTCGCACGGCTATAACGCGCTGCTGCCTATCCTGTCGATGGCGGGCGTGGGGCAGGTCGGCGCGGCGATTGCCGTACTGATGAAAACCCGCAACGCGCGTCTGAAAAAAATGATTAAAGGCGCACTCCCGGTCGGACTGCTTGGCATCGGTGAGCCGCTGATTTTCGGCGTTACGCTGCCGCTGGGTAAACCGTTCCTCGCCGCCTGTCTGGGCGGCGCGGTGGGCGGGGCGCTCATTAGCTACTGGAAAGTCGCTACCGTTATCACCTTTGGGCTTTCCGGTTTACCGCTGGCATTAACCATCGTGACCGGAAAAGTGATGCTCTATCTGTTAGGCTATTTAGTAGCGGTGATCGCCGGGTTCCTGTTTACCTGGCTGTTAGGTTTCAACGACCCAGAGGAGTAA
- the acpS gene encoding holo-ACP synthase — MAILGLGTDIVEIARIEAVIARSGDRLARRVLSDNEWAIWEAHQQPVRFLAKRFAVKEAAAKAFGTGIRNGLAFNQFEVFNDELGKPSLRLWGEAQKLAEKLGVNHMHVTIADERHYASATVIIES; from the coding sequence ATGGCCATTCTGGGCTTAGGTACCGATATCGTTGAAATAGCCCGCATTGAAGCGGTGATCGCCCGTAGCGGCGATCGCCTCGCAAGACGCGTGCTGAGCGATAACGAGTGGGCCATCTGGGAAGCGCATCAGCAGCCGGTGCGCTTTCTGGCAAAGCGCTTTGCGGTAAAAGAGGCGGCGGCCAAAGCTTTCGGGACCGGCATTCGTAACGGCCTGGCGTTTAACCAGTTCGAAGTGTTTAACGATGAGCTGGGCAAACCGAGCCTGCGTCTGTGGGGAGAAGCGCAGAAGCTGGCGGAAAAGCTGGGGGTGAATCACATGCACGTGACGATCGCGGATGAACGCCACTATGCCAGCGCGACGGTGATCATCGAAAGTTAA
- the yfhb gene encoding phosphatidylglycerophosphatase C: protein MANHGRRVVFFDLDGTLHQQDMFGTFMRYLLRRQPLNALLVLPLLPVIGIALLVKGRAARWPMSLLLWGCTFGHSEARLKQLEKDFAHWFRGHVAAFPVVQARLTSYLDANDADIWLITGSPQTLVEQVYFDTPWLPRVNLIATQIARGYGGWVLTLRCLGHEKVVQLEKRIGTPLRLYSGYSDSKQDNPLLYFCQHRWRVTPSGELQQLE, encoded by the coding sequence TTGGCAAATCACGGGCGTCGCGTTGTCTTTTTCGACCTGGATGGAACGCTGCATCAGCAGGATATGTTTGGTACGTTTATGCGTTACCTGCTGCGGCGTCAGCCTTTGAATGCGCTGCTCGTGCTACCGCTCTTACCGGTTATCGGTATCGCGCTGCTGGTGAAAGGCCGGGCGGCGCGATGGCCGATGAGTCTGCTGCTGTGGGGATGTACCTTTGGGCACAGCGAAGCGCGGCTCAAGCAGCTCGAAAAGGATTTTGCGCACTGGTTTCGCGGCCACGTCGCCGCCTTTCCGGTGGTGCAGGCGCGCCTGACCAGCTACCTCGACGCGAACGATGCCGACATCTGGCTGATTACCGGCTCCCCGCAGACGCTGGTGGAGCAGGTCTATTTTGATACCCCCTGGCTTCCGCGCGTGAATCTTATTGCCACGCAAATTGCCCGCGGCTACGGCGGCTGGGTGCTGACCCTGCGCTGCCTGGGGCATGAAAAAGTGGTCCAGCTGGAGAAACGCATCGGGACGCCGCTGCGCCTGTACAGCGGCTACAGCGACAGCAAGCAGGACAACCCGTTGCTCTACTTTTGCCAGCACCGCTGGCGCGTCACGCCATCAGGTGAACTCCAGCAACTCGAATAG
- a CDS encoding MurR/RpiR family transcriptional regulator: MNCLIRIRQRYAGFAQSDKKLADFLLSQPDRARHLSSQQLASEAGVSQSSVVKFAQKIGFKGFPALKLAISEALVSNPNPQSMPVHNQIRGDDPMRLVGEKLIKENVAAMHATLDVNTEEKLLESVAMLRGARRIILTGIGASGLVARNFGWKLTKIGLNAIVEQDMHALLATVQAMDPDDLLLAISYSGERREINMATDEALRVGGKILAITGFTPNALQQRATRCLYTIAEEQATRSAAISSTSAQMMLTDLLFMALVQQDLERAPERIRHSEELVKKLV; this comes from the coding sequence ATGAACTGTTTAATTCGCATTCGCCAGCGCTACGCAGGCTTTGCCCAAAGCGACAAGAAGCTGGCGGATTTTCTGCTCTCTCAACCCGATCGCGCGCGCCATCTCAGCTCGCAGCAGCTGGCGAGTGAAGCCGGCGTGAGCCAGTCCAGCGTGGTGAAATTTGCGCAGAAGATTGGCTTTAAGGGGTTCCCCGCCCTCAAGCTGGCGATCAGCGAAGCGCTGGTGAGCAACCCCAATCCGCAGTCCATGCCGGTGCATAATCAGATCCGCGGCGATGACCCGATGCGGCTGGTCGGCGAAAAGCTGATCAAAGAGAACGTGGCGGCCATGCATGCGACGCTCGACGTGAATACGGAAGAGAAGCTGCTAGAGAGCGTGGCGATGCTGCGCGGCGCGCGGCGCATCATCCTGACCGGTATCGGGGCGTCCGGACTTGTGGCGCGTAACTTTGGCTGGAAGCTGACGAAAATTGGGCTTAACGCCATCGTCGAGCAGGATATGCACGCCCTGCTGGCGACCGTACAGGCGATGGATCCTGACGATCTGCTGCTGGCTATCTCCTACTCCGGCGAGCGCCGTGAAATCAATATGGCCACCGATGAAGCCCTGCGCGTCGGCGGTAAAATTCTGGCGATCACCGGTTTTACCCCGAATGCCCTGCAGCAGCGGGCCACACGTTGTTTATATACCATTGCCGAAGAGCAGGCCACGCGCAGCGCGGCTATCTCGTCCACCAGTGCGCAGATGATGCTGACGGACCTGCTGTTTATGGCGCTGGTGCAGCAGGATCTCGAGCGCGCGCCCGAACGCATTCGCCACAGCGAAGAACTGGTAAAGAAACTGGTTTGA
- the tadA gene encoding tRNA adenosine(34) deaminase TadA encodes MPPAFRLEYQPLSNPEYNHEYWMRHALTLAQRAWEEGEVPVGAVLVHNNQVIGEGWNRPIGRHDPTAHAEIMALRQGGLVLQNYRLLDTTLYVTLEPCVMCSGAMVHSRIGTLVFGARDEKTGAAGSLMDVLGHPGMNHQVKTIGGVLAPECSGLLSDFFRMRRQQKKQQKAELKLSDD; translated from the coding sequence ATGCCGCCCGCTTTTCGACTGGAGTATCAGCCTTTGTCCAACCCTGAATACAATCATGAATACTGGATGCGCCATGCGCTGACGCTGGCTCAACGCGCCTGGGAAGAGGGCGAAGTGCCCGTGGGCGCGGTGCTGGTTCATAACAACCAGGTGATTGGTGAAGGGTGGAACCGTCCTATTGGACGCCACGATCCTACTGCGCATGCCGAAATCATGGCGCTTCGTCAGGGCGGTCTGGTGCTGCAAAACTATCGCCTGCTTGATACCACGCTGTATGTGACGCTGGAACCGTGCGTGATGTGCTCCGGCGCGATGGTGCACAGCCGGATCGGGACTCTGGTCTTCGGCGCGCGGGATGAAAAAACCGGTGCGGCCGGTTCGCTGATGGACGTGCTGGGTCACCCGGGGATGAACCACCAGGTGAAGACTATCGGTGGGGTGCTTGCACCAGAGTGTTCGGGGCTATTAAGCGATTTCTTTCGAATGCGCCGTCAGCAGAAAAAGCAGCAAAAGGCAGAATTGAAGCTGTCGGACGATTAA
- the mltF gene encoding membrane-bound lytic murein transglycosylase MltF: protein MKKLKINYLLIGIVTLLLAVALWPSIPWFGKAENRIAAIQERGELRVSTLNSPLIYSDINGKIIGLDYELAQQFADYLGVKLKITVRQNINELFDDLDNDDADMLAAGLVYNSERSKNYQPGPTYYSVSQQLVYRVGSLRPRSLASINDRQLTIAPGHVVIDDLRELKEKKYPDLSWTVDPKLGTTELLEQVKDQKVPYTIADSVAISLFQRVHPEIAVALDVTDEQPVTWFSQLDDDQTFSAAMLDFFNTINEDGTLARLEEKYLGHGDDFDYVDTRSFLRAVDSVLPDLQPLFEKYAQEIDWKLLAAISYQESHWDTQATSPTGVRGLMMLTKNTALSLGVNDRTDAEQSISGGARYLQDMMAKVPETVPEEERIWFALAAYNMGYAHMLDARALTAKTKGNPDSWSDVKQRLPLLSQKPWYNKLTYGYARGHEAYAYVENIRKYQISLVGYLLEKEKEATEAKQLAQSYPVVAPDELNRPTASILPFAAFSADGAFERNRLIAPNTLVQAPHR, encoded by the coding sequence TTGAAAAAATTAAAGATTAATTATCTGCTCATCGGCATTGTAACGTTGCTGCTGGCAGTGGCCCTCTGGCCTTCCATCCCCTGGTTCGGCAAAGCCGAAAACCGTATCGCCGCCATTCAGGAGCGGGGGGAATTGCGCGTCAGTACCCTCAACTCTCCGCTGATTTACAGCGACATCAACGGCAAAATCATTGGCCTGGATTACGAGCTGGCACAACAGTTCGCCGATTATCTTGGCGTGAAGCTTAAAATTACCGTCCGCCAGAATATCAACGAGCTCTTTGACGACCTCGATAACGACGATGCCGACATGCTTGCCGCCGGGCTGGTGTATAACAGCGAGCGCAGCAAGAACTACCAGCCAGGCCCGACCTACTACTCCGTTTCGCAGCAGCTGGTTTACCGCGTCGGGAGCCTGCGCCCGCGCTCGCTGGCCTCGATTAACGATCGGCAGCTGACGATTGCGCCCGGCCACGTGGTGATTGACGATCTGCGTGAGCTCAAGGAGAAGAAATATCCCGACCTGAGCTGGACGGTGGATCCGAAACTCGGCACGACGGAGTTGCTGGAGCAGGTAAAAGACCAGAAGGTGCCCTACACCATCGCCGATTCGGTTGCGATCAGTCTGTTCCAGCGGGTGCATCCTGAAATCGCCGTGGCGCTGGACGTCACCGACGAGCAGCCCGTGACCTGGTTTAGCCAGCTTGATGACGATCAGACCTTCTCTGCCGCGATGCTCGATTTCTTCAACACCATCAATGAAGACGGTACCCTGGCGCGTCTGGAGGAGAAGTACCTCGGGCACGGCGATGACTTTGACTACGTTGACACCCGCAGCTTCCTGCGCGCGGTAGACAGCGTCCTGCCGGACCTGCAGCCGCTGTTCGAAAAATACGCCCAGGAGATTGACTGGAAGCTGCTGGCGGCTATTTCGTATCAGGAATCCCACTGGGACACGCAGGCCACGTCGCCCACGGGCGTACGCGGTTTGATGATGTTAACCAAAAATACCGCGCTGAGCCTGGGCGTGAATGACCGTACCGATGCTGAACAGAGCATCAGCGGCGGCGCGCGCTATCTGCAGGATATGATGGCCAAAGTACCGGAAACGGTGCCGGAAGAAGAGCGGATCTGGTTTGCGCTGGCGGCCTACAATATGGGCTACGCGCATATGCTTGACGCGCGAGCGTTGACGGCCAAAACGAAAGGTAACCCGGACAGCTGGTCAGACGTTAAGCAGCGCCTGCCGCTGCTGAGCCAGAAGCCATGGTATAACAAGCTGACATACGGCTACGCGCGCGGGCATGAAGCCTACGCCTACGTGGAAAATATCCGTAAATATCAGATTAGCCTGGTCGGGTATCTGCTGGAGAAAGAGAAAGAGGCGACGGAGGCCAAACAGCTGGCTCAAAGTTACCCGGTCGTGGCGCCGGACGAGCTTAATCGTCCGACAGCTTCAATTCTGCCTTTTGCTGCTTTTTCTGCTGACGGCGCATTCGAAAGAAATCGCTTAATAGCCCCGAACACTCTGGTGCAAGCACCCCACCGATAG
- a CDS encoding YfhL family 4Fe-4S dicluster ferredoxin, whose product MALLITKKCINCDMCEPECPNQAISMGDSIYEINSDRCTECIGHYETPTCQKVCPIPNTILKDPAHVESEEQLWDKFVLMHHADKL is encoded by the coding sequence ATGGCGCTGTTAATTACCAAAAAATGCATTAATTGCGATATGTGCGAGCCCGAATGCCCAAACCAGGCGATTTCGATGGGCGACAGCATTTATGAGATTAACAGCGACCGCTGCACGGAATGCATCGGCCACTATGAAACGCCGACCTGCCAGAAGGTGTGCCCGATCCCGAATACCATCCTGAAGGATCCGGCCCACGTCGAGAGCGAAGAGCAGCTATGGGATAAGTTTGTCCTGATGCACCACGCGGACAAGCTTTAA